A portion of the Achromobacter sp. MFA1 R4 genome contains these proteins:
- a CDS encoding hotdog family protein gives MIPWPVASLLPHAGNMILIDTVSHYDADSLTAHAVIRPGPYSLADGSLPPWLGMELMAQAVGAWAGCQARQANEAVKLGFLLGTRRYECHAASLPAGAAVTIHVRRGLIDASGMSVFECELRDPTRLLAEARLNVYQPSDPQTFMQEEAPQ, from the coding sequence ATGATCCCATGGCCGGTGGCCAGCCTGCTGCCGCACGCGGGCAACATGATCCTGATCGACACGGTCAGCCACTACGACGCGGACAGCCTCACCGCGCATGCCGTCATCCGGCCGGGCCCCTATTCGCTGGCGGACGGTTCGCTGCCGCCGTGGCTGGGGATGGAACTCATGGCGCAGGCCGTGGGCGCCTGGGCGGGATGCCAGGCGCGGCAGGCGAACGAAGCCGTCAAGCTGGGTTTCCTGCTTGGCACGCGGCGCTATGAATGCCATGCGGCCTCGCTGCCCGCGGGCGCCGCCGTCACCATCCATGTCCGGCGCGGCCTGATCGACGCCAGCGGCATGAGCGTCTTTGAATGTGAACTGCGCGACCCGACCCGCTTGCTGGCCGAAGCCCGCCTGAACGTCTATCAGCCCAGCGACCCGCAAACCTTTATGCAGGAAGAAGCCCCCCAATGA
- a CDS encoding MMPL family transporter, whose product MRSRTERWLPRLFKLGLLLVLLAGAWQCRNGWPVSANLMELVPQASVDATRRLAESRIQEPLSRQLIALVAARDGADPVPPARLLAKRWTDSGLFSQVQVDLNVDLAALREHLLAGRLAMLPLADRQQLENDPAAYAQRRARELSDPFSSSGLVPADQDWLGLTRRAEQALRPGGLVHFDMGSGTLQAEQGGRRWVLVRADTRADAFDADAPQRIAAQIDQDRAALGAAGAELLVAGGPLYAAAGKAQAVAESGWIGTGAAIGIVLVLLLAMRRWRVLLAFVPVAVGLVTGTVACVAVFGSIHVLTLVIGASLIGVAVDFPMHWLGKSFGMPDWQAWPALRRVLPGLTISLAASLVGYLALAFTPFPALTQTAVFSAAGLLGAYACTVCQLPAWMRGWRPHPWLPLLGFAQRALRTRERLAARRGVLWIGAALVAAGVAGGIARLGIQDDLRQWLSLPAPLMAQARQIGDITGVVPTSQFFLVRARDPDELLRRQARVAQRLDALVRDGKLATYNALSQLVSPAAEQEALRGRLAALAAQPQAWKAMTDLGIPFEAIAQELQSLAALPPLTIDDALRGPQAERWRALWLGQHGGEYAGMITLLGLRDPAALAAVAQDAPGVSLVDRSGELNRMFAATRIEAAELKLISYVAAAVLLLLTLGRAATWRILAVPLAATACSLAALGYLGQPLTLFSLFGLLLVSAIGVDYAIFMFERVAGAAASLVGILLGAVTTLLSFGLLALSQTPAIANFGLAVALGVAFSLLWAPWIGPPRGR is encoded by the coding sequence GTGCGTTCGCGGACTGAACGCTGGCTGCCCCGCCTGTTCAAGTTGGGGCTGCTGCTGGTGCTGCTGGCCGGCGCCTGGCAGTGCCGCAACGGCTGGCCGGTTTCCGCCAATCTGATGGAGCTGGTGCCGCAGGCGTCCGTTGACGCCACGCGGCGGCTGGCCGAGAGCCGCATCCAGGAACCGCTCTCGCGCCAGCTCATTGCGCTGGTCGCCGCGCGCGACGGCGCCGATCCCGTGCCGCCGGCGCGTCTGCTGGCAAAGCGGTGGACGGACAGCGGCCTGTTCTCCCAGGTGCAGGTAGACCTGAACGTCGACCTGGCCGCCCTGCGCGAGCACCTCCTGGCGGGCCGCCTGGCCATGCTCCCGCTGGCGGACCGCCAGCAACTGGAAAACGACCCCGCGGCCTACGCGCAGCGCCGTGCCCGCGAACTGTCCGATCCCTTCTCCTCGTCGGGCCTGGTGCCCGCCGATCAGGACTGGCTGGGGCTGACGCGCCGCGCCGAACAGGCGCTGCGTCCCGGCGGACTGGTGCATTTCGACATGGGTTCGGGCACGTTGCAGGCCGAACAGGGCGGCCGGCGCTGGGTGCTCGTGCGCGCCGATACGCGCGCCGACGCCTTCGACGCCGACGCGCCGCAACGCATTGCGGCGCAAATCGACCAGGATCGAGCGGCCCTGGGCGCGGCGGGCGCCGAGCTGCTGGTGGCGGGCGGCCCCCTGTATGCCGCGGCCGGCAAGGCCCAGGCCGTCGCCGAAAGCGGCTGGATCGGAACCGGCGCCGCCATCGGGATCGTGCTGGTGCTGCTGCTGGCGATGCGCCGCTGGCGCGTGCTGCTGGCGTTCGTGCCCGTGGCCGTGGGGCTGGTGACCGGCACGGTCGCGTGCGTCGCCGTATTCGGCTCCATCCACGTCCTCACGCTCGTCATCGGCGCCAGCCTGATCGGCGTGGCCGTGGACTTCCCCATGCACTGGCTGGGAAAGAGCTTTGGGATGCCGGACTGGCAAGCCTGGCCGGCCTTGCGCCGGGTGCTCCCCGGCCTGACCATCAGCCTGGCCGCCAGCCTGGTGGGCTACCTCGCGCTGGCGTTCACGCCGTTCCCGGCGCTGACCCAGACCGCCGTGTTCTCGGCGGCCGGCCTGCTGGGCGCTTATGCATGCACCGTGTGCCAGCTTCCTGCCTGGATGCGCGGCTGGCGGCCACATCCCTGGCTGCCCCTGCTGGGCTTTGCCCAGCGTGCGCTGCGCACGCGCGAACGGCTGGCCGCCCGGCGCGGCGTCCTGTGGATCGGCGCGGCCCTGGTGGCGGCGGGCGTCGCGGGCGGCATTGCGCGGCTTGGCATCCAGGACGACCTGCGCCAGTGGCTGAGCCTGCCGGCGCCCCTGATGGCGCAGGCCAGGCAGATCGGCGACATCACCGGCGTCGTGCCCACCAGCCAGTTCTTCCTGGTGCGCGCCCGCGATCCCGACGAACTGCTGCGCCGCCAGGCGCGGGTCGCCCAGCGGCTCGATGCGCTGGTGCGCGACGGCAAACTGGCCACGTACAACGCGCTGAGCCAGCTCGTGTCGCCGGCCGCCGAGCAGGAGGCCCTGCGCGGCAGACTGGCCGCCCTGGCCGCACAGCCGCAGGCCTGGAAGGCCATGACCGACCTCGGCATTCCTTTCGAGGCCATCGCGCAGGAGCTGCAGTCGCTCGCGGCGCTGCCCCCGCTCACGATCGACGACGCGCTGCGCGGCCCCCAGGCCGAACGCTGGCGCGCGCTGTGGCTGGGCCAGCACGGCGGCGAATATGCGGGCATGATCACCCTGCTCGGCCTGCGCGACCCGGCGGCCCTGGCCGCCGTGGCGCAGGACGCGCCGGGCGTCAGCCTGGTCGACCGCAGCGGCGAACTCAACCGCATGTTCGCCGCCACCCGGATCGAAGCCGCCGAACTCAAGCTCATTTCCTATGTGGCCGCCGCGGTGCTGCTGCTGCTGACGCTGGGCCGCGCGGCGACCTGGCGCATCCTGGCCGTGCCCCTGGCGGCCACCGCCTGCAGCCTCGCCGCGCTGGGCTATCTTGGCCAGCCCCTGACGCTGTTCAGCCTGTTCGGCCTGCTGCTGGTGTCCGCCATCGGGGTGGATTACGCGATCTTCATGTTCGAGCGCGTCGCGGGCGCGGCCGCCAGCCTGGTGGGCATTCTCCTGGGCGCGGTCACGACGCTGCTGTCGTTCGGACTGCTCGCCCTCAGCCAGACCCCCGCCATTGCCAACTTCGGGCTGGCCGTGGCGCTTGGCGTGGCCTTTTCGCTGCTGTGGGCGCCGTGGATCGGCCCGCCCCGCGGGCGCTGA
- a CDS encoding PaaI family thioesterase: MTASAPTTDYFGLTIPFMHFIGLVPESIAPAYARTTLPWREDLTNSRGDVHGGTLMSVLDFTLSAAARGSADATEGMATIDMNTTFLSPGTGDLVIEARCLRRGASIAFCEGDIRRADGELVARATATFKIIRRRPGGD; the protein is encoded by the coding sequence ATGACTGCATCCGCCCCCACAACCGACTACTTCGGCCTGACGATTCCCTTCATGCATTTCATTGGCCTGGTGCCCGAAAGCATCGCGCCGGCCTATGCCCGCACGACGCTGCCCTGGCGCGAAGACCTCACCAACAGCCGCGGCGACGTGCACGGCGGCACGCTGATGAGCGTCCTGGATTTCACGTTGAGCGCCGCGGCGCGCGGGTCCGCGGACGCCACCGAAGGCATGGCCACGATAGACATGAACACCACCTTCCTGTCCCCGGGCACGGGCGACCTGGTGATCGAAGCGCGCTGCCTGCGCCGCGGCGCGTCCATCGCCTTCTGCGAGGGCGACATCCGGCGCGCCGACGGCGAACTGGTGGCGCGCGCCACCGCCACCTTCAAGATCATCCGCCGCCGTCCGGGCGGCGACTGA
- a CDS encoding outer membrane lipoprotein carrier protein LolA, giving the protein MMRIPTPRPFWKRLACLLALALLPLTAAAFDLDDLRAQLRATPIVRGQFVQQKFLRSLPQPLTSRGDFTLAAGKGLLWLLRTPIAQDLRIDANGISRRDASGAWTKLPQQTGGGRENQLFLSVLAGDTRALQENFDLALTGESTDWHLTLTPRSALLRQIFDTIRIDGGALVDRIELRETQGDRSVLQMTGAIAAQALTPEEERAFAD; this is encoded by the coding sequence ATGATGCGCATTCCCACCCCCCGCCCGTTCTGGAAGCGGCTCGCCTGCCTGCTGGCGCTGGCCCTGCTGCCCCTGACCGCCGCGGCCTTCGACCTGGACGACCTGCGGGCACAACTGCGCGCCACGCCGATCGTGCGCGGCCAGTTCGTGCAGCAGAAATTCCTGCGCTCGCTGCCCCAGCCCCTGACCAGCCGCGGCGACTTCACGCTGGCGGCCGGAAAAGGCCTGCTATGGCTGCTGCGCACGCCCATCGCGCAGGACCTGCGCATCGATGCCAACGGCATCTCGCGCCGGGACGCGTCCGGCGCCTGGACAAAGCTGCCCCAGCAGACGGGCGGCGGCCGCGAGAACCAGCTCTTTCTTTCCGTGCTGGCCGGCGACACCCGCGCGCTGCAGGAAAACTTCGACCTGGCGCTGACGGGCGAGTCCACCGACTGGCATTTGACCCTGACACCGCGCTCGGCGCTGCTGCGCCAGATCTTCGACACCATCCGGATCGATGGCGGCGCGCTCGTTGACCGCATCGAACTGCGTGAAACCCAAGGCGACCGCAGCGTGCTGCAGATGACCGGCGCCATCGCCGCGCAAGCCTTGACCCCCGAGGAAGAGCGTGCGTTCGCGGACTGA
- a CDS encoding beta-ketoacyl-ACP synthase has translation MKRVVITGMAGISALGSDWPRIQQAFQAGRSAIRVMPDWSRYAELNTRLGGPVEDFQAPSHWTRKQLRSMGRVSQLAVRAAEIALADAGLLGDRSITDGRMGVACGSSVGSTAEIRAFGNMLLNGVTDDLNANSYVRMMPHTTAANIGIFFELKGRIIPTSSACTSGSQGIGYAYEAIRYGRQDLMLAGGAEELCPSEALVFDALYATSQKNDTPELTPRPYDRDRDGLVIGEGSGMLVLESLEHAQARGAHIHAEIVGFGSNSDGTHITRPEAATMRVAMEMALADAGLSPDAIGYVNGHGTATEQGDVAETQATARLFGNRMPISSQKSYLGHTLGACGALESWFSIEMLRNDWYAPTLNLRHVDPLCGDLDYLTGEGRRMNNEFVMNNNFAFGGINTSLIFRRWP, from the coding sequence ATGAAGCGGGTCGTCATCACCGGCATGGCCGGCATCAGCGCGCTGGGATCGGACTGGCCGCGCATCCAGCAGGCTTTCCAGGCAGGCCGCAGCGCCATCCGCGTCATGCCGGACTGGTCGCGCTACGCGGAGCTGAACACCCGCCTGGGCGGGCCGGTCGAGGATTTCCAGGCCCCGTCGCACTGGACGCGCAAGCAATTGCGCAGCATGGGCCGCGTCTCGCAGCTTGCGGTGCGGGCCGCGGAAATCGCGCTGGCCGACGCGGGACTGCTTGGCGATCGCAGCATCACCGACGGGCGCATGGGCGTAGCCTGCGGGTCGTCCGTCGGCAGCACGGCGGAAATCCGCGCCTTCGGCAACATGCTGCTCAATGGCGTGACCGACGACTTGAACGCGAACTCCTATGTGCGCATGATGCCGCACACGACCGCCGCCAATATCGGCATCTTCTTCGAACTGAAGGGCCGGATCATCCCGACCTCCAGCGCCTGCACCTCCGGCAGCCAGGGGATCGGCTACGCCTACGAAGCCATCCGCTACGGCCGCCAGGACCTGATGCTGGCCGGCGGCGCCGAAGAGCTATGCCCCAGCGAGGCGCTGGTGTTCGACGCGCTGTATGCGACCAGCCAGAAGAACGACACGCCGGAACTGACGCCCCGGCCCTACGACCGCGACCGGGACGGACTGGTCATCGGCGAAGGCAGCGGCATGCTGGTGCTGGAATCGCTGGAACACGCGCAGGCCCGCGGCGCGCACATCCACGCGGAAATCGTCGGCTTTGGCAGCAATTCGGATGGCACGCACATCACCCGCCCGGAAGCGGCCACCATGCGCGTCGCCATGGAGATGGCGCTGGCCGATGCCGGCCTTTCGCCCGACGCGATCGGCTACGTGAACGGCCACGGCACGGCCACCGAGCAAGGCGACGTGGCCGAGACCCAGGCCACGGCCCGGCTCTTCGGCAACCGCATGCCCATCAGCTCCCAGAAAAGCTACCTCGGCCACACGCTGGGCGCCTGCGGCGCGCTGGAATCCTGGTTCAGCATCGAGATGCTCCGCAACGACTGGTACGCGCCGACGTTGAACCTGCGGCATGTCGACCCGCTGTGCGGCGACCTGGACTACCTGACGGGCGAAGGCCGGCGCATGAACAACGAATTCGTCATGAACAACAATTTCGCGTTCGGCGGCATCAACACGTCCCTGATCTTCCGGCGCTGGCCATGA
- a CDS encoding NAD(P)/FAD-dependent oxidoreductase: protein METSSMEHREVVVIGAGPAGAVAAALLKRQGHDVLILERQQFPRFSIGESLLAHCLEYLDEAGMMPAVQAAGFQVKNGAAFACGDAYTYFDFRDKFTAGPGTTFQVQRAHFDQVLADDAARQGVEVRYRQEVTAADFGNDGPLLDVRTAEGDSYQVKSRFVLDASGYGRVLARMLDLERPSSMPPRKAIFTHIEDRIDDPGFDREKILITVHPEQRGIWYWLIPFSNGRCSFGVVGGEDLFGAPGVDLMTTLRAMAQAAPNLKRVLKNAVWDTPANTIGGYSASVTRLHGPGYALLGNAAEFLDPVFSSGVTIALRSSKLAADALHRQLGGAQVDWQAEFADPLMVGVETFRAYVQGWYSGEFQDVVFYPRAQPEIRRMISAILAGYAWDTRNPFVANPQRRLRMLSELCRAGAPLAQPA from the coding sequence ATGGAAACATCCAGCATGGAACATCGGGAAGTCGTGGTCATCGGGGCGGGCCCGGCCGGCGCGGTCGCCGCGGCCTTGCTCAAACGGCAGGGGCACGACGTCCTGATCCTTGAACGCCAGCAGTTCCCGCGCTTTTCCATCGGCGAAAGCCTGCTGGCGCACTGCCTGGAATACCTGGACGAGGCAGGCATGATGCCCGCCGTCCAGGCCGCCGGCTTCCAGGTCAAGAACGGCGCCGCATTTGCCTGCGGCGACGCCTACACCTACTTCGACTTTCGCGACAAGTTCACCGCCGGGCCGGGCACGACCTTCCAGGTGCAGCGCGCGCACTTCGACCAAGTGCTCGCCGACGACGCCGCCCGCCAAGGCGTCGAGGTGCGCTACCGGCAGGAAGTCACCGCGGCCGACTTCGGCAACGACGGCCCGCTGCTGGACGTGCGCACCGCCGAAGGCGATAGCTATCAGGTCAAGAGCCGGTTCGTGCTGGACGCCAGCGGCTACGGCCGCGTCCTGGCGCGCATGCTGGACCTGGAACGCCCGTCGTCCATGCCGCCGCGCAAGGCCATCTTCACCCACATCGAGGACCGCATCGACGATCCCGGCTTTGACCGCGAAAAGATCCTGATCACGGTGCATCCCGAACAACGGGGCATCTGGTACTGGCTGATTCCCTTCTCCAACGGCCGCTGCTCGTTCGGCGTCGTCGGCGGCGAGGACCTTTTCGGCGCCCCCGGTGTAGACCTGATGACCACCTTGCGCGCCATGGCGCAGGCCGCGCCCAACCTGAAGCGCGTCTTGAAGAACGCGGTCTGGGATACGCCCGCCAACACGATAGGCGGCTACTCGGCCAGCGTGACGCGCCTGCACGGCCCGGGCTATGCCTTGCTGGGCAACGCCGCGGAGTTCCTGGATCCGGTGTTTTCGTCCGGGGTCACCATCGCGCTGCGCTCGTCCAAGCTGGCGGCCGATGCGCTGCACCGGCAGCTGGGCGGCGCCCAGGTGGACTGGCAAGCCGAGTTCGCCGACCCGCTGATGGTGGGCGTCGAAACATTCCGCGCCTATGTCCAGGGCTGGTACAGCGGCGAATTCCAGGACGTCGTGTTCTACCCGCGCGCGCAACCGGAAATACGCCGCATGATCAGCGCCATCCTGGCCGGCTACGCGTGGGACACCCGCAACCCCTTTGTCGCCAACCCGCAGCGCCGCCTGCGCATGCTGAGCGAACTCTGCCGCGCGGGCGCCCCGCTTGCGCAGCCCGCCTGA
- a CDS encoding GatB/YqeY domain-containing protein translates to MSTATLKTRLSDSVKDAMRAKAAERLTTLRFLLAAVKQKEVDERRDLSDAEITAIIEKQVKQRRESIAAFEQAGRTETAEQEKAELAVLQEFLPQAATPEEVTAAIDAALAEVAAQGVTGAPAMGKVMGILKQALAGRADMTALSQQVKARLA, encoded by the coding sequence ATGAGCACTGCTACGCTCAAGACCCGCCTGTCCGACTCCGTCAAGGACGCGATGCGCGCCAAGGCCGCCGAGCGCCTGACCACGCTGCGTTTCCTGCTGGCCGCCGTCAAGCAGAAGGAAGTGGACGAACGCCGCGACCTGTCCGACGCGGAAATCACCGCCATCATCGAAAAGCAGGTCAAGCAGCGCCGCGAGTCGATCGCCGCGTTCGAGCAGGCCGGCCGCACCGAAACCGCGGAACAGGAAAAGGCCGAACTGGCCGTGTTGCAAGAATTCCTGCCCCAGGCCGCCACGCCCGAGGAAGTGACCGCCGCCATCGACGCCGCGCTGGCCGAAGTGGCCGCGCAAGGCGTGACCGGCGCGCCCGCGATGGGCAAGGTCATGGGTATCCTCAAGCAGGCCCTGGCCGGACGCGCGGACATGACCGCGCTGTCGCAGCAGGTGAAGGCTCGCCTCGCCTAA
- the dinB gene encoding DNA polymerase IV, translated as MTGQETARSQRKIVHVDMDAFYASVEQRDNPELRGKPVVVAWTGPRSVVCAASYEARRYGIHSAMSAIKAERLCPHAIYVPPDFNRYRAVSRQVRQIFARHTDLIEPLSLDEAYLDVTHNKCGLPSATEVAQVIRQQIREETGLTASAGVAPNKFLAKIASDWNKPDGLFVVRPNKVLAFLEPLPVRKVPGVGKVTQARLEQLGIQTVGDLATHSAQELEHYFGRYGRRLYELARGIDEREVQTDQPLQQVSAETTFSQDVRLDAVGEALDRMAEKVWDQALKKGALGRTVVLKLKTDRFRILTRSQTSAQPPASAAELAALARLLCERVELPPETLYRLAGVGMSNFADPAQQSRQPDLFGGAF; from the coding sequence ATGACGGGGCAGGAGACTGCGCGTTCCCAGCGCAAGATCGTGCATGTGGACATGGACGCTTTCTATGCGTCGGTGGAGCAGCGCGACAACCCCGAACTGCGCGGCAAGCCGGTGGTGGTGGCCTGGACCGGACCGCGCTCGGTCGTGTGCGCGGCCTCTTATGAGGCGCGGCGCTACGGCATCCATTCAGCGATGTCCGCCATCAAGGCGGAGCGCCTTTGTCCGCACGCGATCTACGTGCCGCCCGATTTCAACCGCTACCGGGCCGTGTCGCGCCAGGTCCGGCAGATCTTCGCCCGCCATACCGACCTGATCGAACCCCTGTCGCTCGACGAGGCCTATCTGGACGTCACGCACAACAAGTGCGGGCTGCCTTCGGCCACCGAGGTCGCGCAGGTCATCCGCCAGCAGATCCGCGAGGAAACCGGCCTGACGGCGTCGGCCGGCGTGGCGCCGAACAAATTCCTGGCCAAGATCGCGTCCGACTGGAACAAGCCCGACGGCCTGTTCGTGGTGCGTCCCAACAAGGTGCTGGCGTTCCTGGAGCCCTTGCCCGTGCGCAAGGTGCCGGGCGTGGGTAAGGTCACCCAGGCGCGGCTGGAGCAGCTGGGCATCCAGACGGTGGGCGACCTGGCCACGCACAGCGCGCAGGAACTGGAGCATTATTTTGGCCGCTACGGCCGCCGCCTGTATGAGCTGGCGCGCGGCATCGACGAGCGCGAGGTCCAGACCGACCAGCCCTTGCAGCAGGTGTCGGCCGAAACCACGTTTTCGCAGGACGTCCGGCTGGACGCCGTGGGCGAGGCGCTGGACCGCATGGCGGAAAAAGTGTGGGACCAGGCGCTGAAGAAGGGCGCCCTGGGCCGCACGGTGGTGCTCAAGTTGAAGACCGACCGCTTCCGCATCCTGACGCGCAGCCAGACCAGCGCCCAGCCGCCGGCGTCGGCGGCGGAACTGGCAGCCCTGGCCAGGTTGCTGTGCGAACGCGTCGAACTCCCGCCTGAAACGCTGTATCGGCTGGCGGGCGTGGGCATGAGCAACTTCGCGGATCCGGCGCAGCAGTCGCGCCAGCCGGACCTGTTTGGCGGCGCGTTTTAG
- a CDS encoding beta-ketoacyl-[acyl-carrier-protein] synthase family protein, translating to MMTWLGTPGVVCALGAGVEAVGRAAFAGDTTGMRAQAGWVNGRVLTLGACTSALPALPREVPAHHHSRNNQLLLAAAAQIEAPLRAAIARYGADRVAVVLGTSTSGVNDNAPAFRDLRQHGAWPATYDYRRQALSSPGSFLADWLGTTGPAYTLSTACTSSARALLSAQRLLRLGLCDAVVCGGADTLCRLTINGFATLEAVDDALCTPFSVHRRGINIGEAGVLFLMERDPADANAVALLGGGASSDAWHMSAPDPTGEGARRAMLAALRSADVDAASIGWLNLHGTGTPHNDAMESHATNAVFPNGVPCASTKALTGHTLGAAGALEAALAWITLSASNAEGRLMPHVWDGHPDPALPALEFSTPAHRYAAGRRRVAMSNSFAFGGNNASLVFGGHP from the coding sequence ATGATGACCTGGCTAGGCACCCCCGGCGTGGTGTGCGCGCTTGGCGCCGGCGTCGAGGCCGTCGGCCGCGCCGCGTTCGCCGGCGACACCACCGGCATGCGCGCCCAGGCCGGCTGGGTCAATGGCCGCGTCCTGACGCTGGGGGCCTGCACGAGCGCGCTGCCGGCCCTGCCCCGGGAAGTGCCCGCGCATCACCACAGCCGCAACAATCAACTGCTGCTGGCGGCCGCGGCGCAGATCGAGGCGCCGCTGCGCGCCGCCATCGCCCGCTATGGCGCGGACCGCGTCGCCGTGGTGCTGGGCACCAGCACGTCCGGCGTCAATGACAACGCGCCCGCATTCCGCGACTTGCGCCAGCATGGCGCCTGGCCCGCCACCTACGACTACCGCCGACAGGCCCTGTCGTCCCCCGGCTCGTTCCTCGCCGACTGGCTGGGCACGACGGGACCGGCCTACACGCTTTCCACGGCCTGCACGTCCAGCGCCCGCGCCCTGCTGTCGGCGCAGCGCCTGCTGCGGCTGGGCCTGTGCGACGCCGTGGTCTGCGGCGGCGCCGACACGCTGTGCCGCCTGACCATCAACGGCTTCGCCACGCTCGAAGCCGTCGACGACGCGCTATGCACGCCGTTTTCGGTCCATCGCCGCGGCATCAATATCGGCGAGGCCGGGGTCCTCTTTTTGATGGAGCGCGACCCCGCCGATGCGAATGCCGTGGCGCTGCTCGGCGGCGGCGCCAGCTCGGACGCCTGGCACATGTCCGCGCCCGACCCCACCGGCGAAGGCGCCCGCCGGGCCATGCTGGCCGCCCTGCGGTCGGCGGACGTGGACGCCGCCAGCATCGGGTGGCTCAACCTGCACGGCACCGGCACCCCTCACAACGACGCGATGGAAAGCCACGCCACGAACGCCGTGTTTCCGAACGGCGTGCCCTGCGCATCGACCAAAGCCCTGACCGGCCACACGCTGGGCGCGGCAGGCGCGCTGGAAGCCGCGCTGGCCTGGATCACCCTGTCCGCGTCCAACGCCGAAGGCCGGCTCATGCCCCATGTCTGGGACGGCCATCCCGATCCGGCGCTGCCCGCGCTGGAATTCAGCACCCCCGCGCATCGCTACGCCGCGGGCCGGCGCCGCGTGGCGATGAGCAACTCCTTCGCCTTCGGCGGCAACAATGCCAGCCTCGTATTCGGAGGTCATCCATGA
- a CDS encoding excinuclease → MNLHCKLAGALALSFAVSAPVLAADRTVHLPMQAAIEAAQAAGKIDGSVKFYLAGTGPKGKVLEAGVITNRKTNAFAKKDADACLWVAQSAVIALHEAAKKAGANAVTNIVSYYRKNEYRSTTDYECHAGAMVAGVALRGDLATVK, encoded by the coding sequence ATGAACCTTCACTGCAAGCTCGCTGGCGCGCTGGCCCTGTCGTTCGCTGTCTCGGCGCCTGTCCTGGCCGCGGATCGCACCGTCCACCTTCCCATGCAGGCCGCCATCGAGGCCGCGCAGGCGGCCGGCAAGATCGACGGCAGTGTGAAGTTCTACCTGGCCGGCACGGGCCCCAAGGGCAAAGTGCTGGAAGCCGGCGTGATCACCAACCGCAAAACGAATGCCTTCGCCAAGAAGGACGCGGATGCCTGCCTGTGGGTGGCGCAATCGGCCGTGATCGCCCTGCATGAAGCCGCCAAGAAGGCGGGCGCCAATGCCGTCACCAATATCGTCAGCTACTACCGCAAGAACGAATACCGCAGCACCACCGACTACGAATGCCACGCCGGCGCGATGGTCGCGGGCGTGGCCTTGCGCGGCGACCTCGCCACCGTGAAGTAA
- the fabG gene encoding 3-oxoacyl-ACP reductase FabG gives MSADPILVTGSSRGIGRAIALALADAGHDLVLHCRQQRAQAEAVQAEVQARGQKARVLQFDVADRAQCAAALQADIEAHGAYYGVVLNAGLTRDGAFPALTGDDWDQVLRTNLDGFYNVLSPLAMPMIRRRAPGRVVCMASVSGLVGNRGQVNYSASKAGLIGAAKALAVELAKRQITVNCVAPGLIDTDMIDEHVPVDEILKAVPAQRMGKPEEVAATVAFLMSPGAAYITRQVIAVNGGLC, from the coding sequence ATGAGCGCCGACCCCATCCTCGTCACCGGCTCGAGCCGCGGCATAGGCCGCGCCATCGCGCTGGCCCTGGCCGACGCCGGCCACGATCTGGTGCTGCACTGCCGCCAGCAGCGCGCCCAGGCCGAAGCCGTCCAGGCCGAAGTGCAGGCCCGCGGCCAAAAGGCGCGCGTGCTGCAATTCGACGTGGCCGACCGCGCGCAGTGCGCCGCCGCGCTGCAGGCGGACATCGAGGCCCACGGGGCCTATTACGGCGTGGTCCTGAACGCCGGCCTGACACGCGACGGCGCATTTCCCGCCCTCACCGGCGATGACTGGGACCAGGTCCTGCGGACCAACCTCGATGGCTTCTACAACGTGCTCAGCCCGCTGGCCATGCCCATGATCCGGCGCCGCGCTCCGGGGCGCGTGGTATGCATGGCGTCCGTTTCCGGACTGGTCGGCAACCGCGGCCAGGTGAACTACAGCGCCTCCAAGGCCGGCCTGATCGGCGCGGCCAAGGCCCTGGCCGTGGAACTGGCCAAGCGCCAGATCACCGTGAACTGCGTCGCGCCGGGGCTGATCGACACCGACATGATCGACGAACATGTGCCCGTCGATGAAATCCTGAAAGCCGTCCCCGCGCAACGCATGGGCAAGCCCGAAGAAGTGGCCGCGACCGTGGCATTCCTGATGTCCCCCGGCGCCGCGTACATCACGCGCCAGGTCATCGCCGTCAATGGAGGACTGTGCTGA